In a genomic window of Paramicrobacterium chengjingii:
- a CDS encoding thiamine pyrophosphate-requiring protein → MSTVSDFIIQRIREWGVSRVFGYPGDGIGEFDGALGAAERDGDGLEYIRPTHEEICALMATAHAKFTGEVGVCVSTSSPGAFHMMNGLYDAKMDNQPVVAIVGQQGLNSLGTGSQQESNLERALADVAEYVQTVVSPEQAQAVIDTAFRTARTRLGPTAVILPHDVQGMTMPDLSPESWVSRSSAVAPSTRVTPPETDIVRAAEVINAGSKVTFLVGHGANGATDEVLEAARLAGAGIITSLRGKQVVPADVPHHTQQLGLLGSLASYTQIKNCDTLVLLGTNYPYGQFLPKSGQARSVQVDLKPEHTGLRYPIEVALWGDVKETLTALIPHLEETTDLSWQNSAAEDMRDWEHEMEAQANVRYSDGVNPRAVFHELNRRLPAEAIVTADAGTTADWYGHHIRLQRGMTGDLSGRLATMLAAMPYAVAAKFAHPTRPVICTIGDGAFQMLGMNELITVKKYLSRWENPQLIILVVHNDDLGQVSWEMRTEDGNPLWRTSQDVESVDYAGWAELLGFTGIRVHSDEDVAGAWDRAFATRGVTLIDAYVSRNVPPLPPHITFEFAKNTGEALLKKDPFAKDVIRDSAEAMVTEGVERIKNAFTKNNG, encoded by the coding sequence ATGTCGACAGTGAGCGACTTCATTATTCAGCGGATCCGCGAGTGGGGAGTGTCGCGCGTCTTCGGGTACCCGGGCGATGGGATCGGCGAGTTTGACGGAGCTCTCGGAGCAGCCGAGCGCGACGGCGACGGCCTCGAGTACATTCGCCCGACGCACGAGGAGATCTGTGCGCTCATGGCCACGGCGCACGCCAAATTCACGGGCGAGGTCGGTGTGTGCGTCTCGACGTCGAGCCCCGGCGCCTTCCACATGATGAACGGTCTCTACGACGCGAAGATGGACAATCAGCCCGTCGTCGCAATCGTCGGCCAGCAGGGGCTGAACTCGCTTGGCACGGGCAGCCAGCAGGAGAGCAATCTTGAGCGCGCGCTGGCCGACGTCGCCGAGTACGTGCAGACCGTCGTGTCGCCCGAGCAGGCGCAAGCCGTCATCGACACCGCGTTTCGCACCGCTCGCACTCGGCTGGGGCCGACGGCCGTGATCCTGCCGCACGACGTGCAGGGAATGACGATGCCGGATCTGTCGCCTGAGAGTTGGGTGTCGCGCTCAAGCGCTGTGGCCCCGTCGACGCGCGTGACGCCGCCCGAGACCGACATCGTGCGGGCCGCCGAGGTGATCAACGCGGGATCGAAGGTGACATTCCTCGTCGGGCACGGAGCGAACGGCGCAACGGACGAGGTGCTCGAGGCGGCACGGCTCGCGGGCGCCGGCATCATCACGAGCCTGCGCGGCAAACAGGTCGTCCCGGCCGATGTGCCGCATCACACGCAGCAGCTCGGTCTTCTCGGCTCGCTCGCCAGCTACACGCAGATCAAGAACTGCGACACCCTCGTGCTGCTGGGAACGAACTACCCGTACGGGCAGTTCCTGCCGAAGAGCGGCCAGGCTCGCTCCGTGCAGGTGGATCTCAAACCCGAGCACACGGGCCTTCGGTACCCGATCGAGGTCGCTCTGTGGGGTGACGTGAAAGAGACACTCACAGCGCTCATTCCGCATCTTGAGGAGACGACGGATCTCTCGTGGCAGAACTCCGCCGCCGAGGACATGCGCGACTGGGAACACGAGATGGAAGCTCAGGCGAATGTCCGATATTCGGATGGCGTCAACCCCCGTGCCGTCTTCCACGAGCTCAATAGGCGTCTGCCCGCTGAGGCGATCGTGACAGCGGATGCGGGGACGACGGCCGACTGGTACGGCCATCACATCCGCCTGCAGCGCGGCATGACGGGCGACCTGTCCGGGCGGTTGGCGACGATGCTCGCCGCCATGCCGTATGCGGTCGCGGCAAAGTTCGCACATCCGACGCGCCCGGTGATCTGCACGATCGGCGACGGCGCGTTCCAGATGCTCGGCATGAACGAGTTGATCACCGTCAAGAAGTACCTGTCGCGCTGGGAAAATCCGCAGCTGATCATCCTCGTCGTGCACAACGACGACCTCGGGCAGGTGTCGTGGGAGATGCGCACCGAAGACGGCAACCCGCTGTGGCGCACGTCGCAAGATGTCGAGTCGGTCGACTATGCGGGGTGGGCCGAGCTGCTGGGCTTCACCGGCATCCGGGTTCACAGTGATGAGGACGTCGCCGGCGCCTGGGACCGCGCGTTCGCGACACGCGGCGTCACGCTCATCGACGCATACGTGAGCCGTAACGTGCCGCCGCTGCCGCCGCACATCACGTTTGAGTTCGCGAAGAATACGGGGGAGGCTCTTCTGAAGAAGGACCCGTTCGCAAAGGATGTTATTCGCGACTCGGCTGAGGCGATGGTGACTGAGGGCGTCGAGCGGATCAAGAATGCGTTTACGAAGAACAACGGCTAA
- a CDS encoding DUF6653 family protein, whose protein sequence is MRLRRTTANVRGVVSQVRRAVFARHSHPLSAWSRLATMPLVLVPFWTRTWSHAVFIAVWFLVNPVMFGRPRSTRSFASRAMFGEEIWMTEKRRDAALAIDALASGLTVGAAVAAWKRRPVVAAVSISLSMAVILEYWRRVADIYDDSRMEKDEANISA, encoded by the coding sequence ATGCGTTTACGAAGAACAACGGCTAACGTACGAGGCGTCGTCTCACAGGTGAGGCGCGCCGTGTTCGCCCGGCACAGTCATCCGCTCAGTGCCTGGTCCCGACTGGCGACGATGCCGCTTGTGCTGGTTCCCTTCTGGACGCGGACGTGGTCACACGCCGTGTTCATCGCCGTGTGGTTCCTTGTGAATCCTGTGATGTTCGGTCGCCCGCGCAGCACGCGCTCGTTTGCGTCACGAGCCATGTTCGGCGAGGAGATCTGGATGACCGAGAAGCGTCGCGACGCTGCACTCGCGATCGACGCCCTCGCGAGCGGCTTGACCGTCGGTGCCGCTGTCGCGGCATGGAAGCGTAGGCCGGTCGTCGCGGCAGTCAGCATCAGTCTCAGCATGGCAGTCATCCTCGAGTATTGGCGTCGTGTTGCCGATATCTACGACGATTCGCGTATGGAAAAGGACGAGGCGAACATCTCGGCATAA
- a CDS encoding TatD family hydrolase, producing MSGRSAKKHRDRSYPPVPEELVVPVYDNHTHIDPSIIDDFPVDGDSLSPAEQLDRASAAGVRGILQVGTDVASSQWSAEAASIEPRMLAAVAIHPNEAPALHAAGTLDDGLAVIAELATRPRVRCIGETGLDYYRTEEDGRAAQLRSFEAHIEIAKQNDLALQIHDRDAHDDVVATLKRVGAPERTVFHCFSGDAELAEICTENGWYMSFAGTATFKNAGNLRRALDVAPRALVLVETDAPFLTPMPYRGRPNASYLLPHTVRFIASHLDTDVTMLAAQILSNTEYVYGRWDTDPVTAPGDPYAAGPQ from the coding sequence ATGAGTGGCCGCTCGGCGAAGAAGCACCGTGACCGGAGCTATCCGCCTGTGCCTGAGGAGCTCGTCGTTCCCGTCTACGACAACCACACGCACATCGACCCGTCCATCATCGATGACTTTCCCGTCGACGGCGACTCCCTGAGCCCAGCCGAGCAGCTTGACCGGGCCTCGGCCGCTGGGGTGCGGGGGATCCTTCAGGTGGGAACTGACGTTGCGTCGTCGCAGTGGTCTGCCGAAGCGGCATCCATTGAACCCCGGATGCTGGCGGCCGTCGCGATTCACCCGAACGAGGCGCCGGCGCTTCATGCTGCCGGAACTCTCGATGACGGTCTTGCAGTGATCGCGGAGCTGGCGACCCGGCCCCGGGTGCGCTGCATCGGCGAGACCGGACTCGATTACTACCGCACAGAAGAAGACGGACGCGCTGCGCAACTGCGCTCGTTCGAGGCGCACATTGAGATCGCCAAGCAGAACGACCTGGCGCTGCAGATTCACGACCGCGACGCGCACGATGACGTCGTGGCGACGCTGAAGCGGGTCGGGGCGCCGGAACGCACAGTCTTCCACTGCTTCTCTGGAGACGCTGAGCTCGCCGAGATCTGCACCGAGAACGGCTGGTACATGTCGTTCGCCGGAACGGCGACGTTCAAAAACGCCGGAAATCTGCGCCGTGCTCTTGACGTTGCTCCGCGCGCACTCGTGCTGGTCGAGACGGATGCGCCGTTTCTCACCCCGATGCCGTACCGCGGCCGCCCGAACGCCTCATACCTGCTGCCGCACACGGTTCGATTCATCGCCAGCCACCTCGACACCGACGTGACAATGCTTGCGGCGCAGATCCTCTCAAACACCGAGTACGTGTACGGCCGGTGGGACACCGACCCGGTTACCGCACCCGGCGACCCGTATGCGGCGGGTCCTCAATGA
- the rsmA gene encoding 16S rRNA (adenine(1518)-N(6)/adenine(1519)-N(6))-dimethyltransferase RsmA: MSDVTLLGPAEIRDLAQLLGVQPTKKLGQNFVVDANTVRKIVQVAHVQSGDHVIEVGPGLGSLTLGLLEAGAQVLAIEIDKRLAEQLPHTVDQMAPGTELTVLAEDAMRVSELPGEPTRLVANLPYNISVPVLLHLMQTVPSLAAGVVMVQAEVGYRLAAEPGSKVYGSPSVKAAWYGTWRTAGTVSRQVFWPVPNVDSVLVEFARYDEPFGTEAERAQTFRLVDAAFMQRRKMLRQSLGSVLGNTATASAVLERAGVDPTSRGEMLTVHDFLRVARVV; encoded by the coding sequence ATGAGCGACGTGACGCTGCTCGGCCCCGCGGAGATTCGCGACCTTGCCCAGCTTCTCGGCGTACAGCCCACCAAGAAGCTGGGCCAGAACTTCGTCGTCGACGCCAATACGGTGCGCAAGATCGTCCAGGTGGCGCATGTGCAGTCGGGCGACCACGTGATCGAGGTGGGCCCGGGGCTCGGTTCGCTCACGCTCGGACTGCTCGAAGCGGGAGCGCAGGTTCTCGCGATCGAGATCGACAAGCGCCTCGCCGAGCAGCTGCCGCACACTGTCGACCAGATGGCCCCGGGCACCGAGCTGACCGTGCTCGCCGAAGACGCCATGCGCGTGAGCGAACTGCCGGGAGAGCCGACGCGTCTCGTCGCCAACTTGCCGTACAACATCTCGGTTCCCGTGCTTCTGCACCTGATGCAAACGGTACCGAGCCTCGCTGCAGGCGTGGTGATGGTGCAAGCCGAAGTCGGGTATCGTCTCGCCGCCGAACCAGGGTCGAAGGTGTACGGCAGCCCGAGCGTCAAGGCTGCCTGGTACGGCACGTGGCGAACTGCGGGAACCGTGAGCAGGCAGGTGTTCTGGCCCGTTCCGAACGTTGACAGCGTGCTCGTGGAGTTCGCGCGCTACGACGAGCCTTTCGGAACGGAAGCGGAGCGTGCGCAGACGTTCAGACTAGTGGATGCCGCATTCATGCAGCGCCGCAAAATGTTGCGGCAGTCACTGGGCTCAGTGCTTGGCAACACTGCCACAGCATCCGCCGTGCTTGAACGTGCGGGAGTTGACCCGACGAGTCGTGGAGAGATGCTCACGGTGCACGACTTTCTGCGCGTCGCTCGCGTGGTGTAG
- a CDS encoding 4-(cytidine 5'-diphospho)-2-C-methyl-D-erythritol kinase, with product MSDLHDVPHVHVRAPGKINVYMNVGQRTDDGYHDVATAYQAVSLFEDVRAFPSDGFSVAFSGPIDTRELPVDRTNLAIKAARMLAKKAGYDGGVHLQIEKHVPIAGGMGGGSADAAAALLACDSLWQTDVGRDELLRLAARLGADVPFSLVGGTAIGTGRGDRLSPALAKGTFHWVLALSDTGMSTPEVYGELDDHRAKHAADIAPIDDTPTVDTGVLQAIRAGDAHLLADVLHNDLQVAALHIRPELTRTLEVGDSSGALAGIVSGSGPTIALLAASAEAAIDVQVSLSASGIVAKHVTGPVAGARVMEV from the coding sequence ATGAGCGATCTGCACGACGTCCCCCACGTCCACGTGCGCGCCCCCGGCAAGATCAACGTCTACATGAATGTCGGCCAGCGCACGGACGACGGCTATCACGACGTCGCAACGGCCTACCAGGCAGTGTCGCTCTTCGAAGACGTTCGTGCCTTTCCATCCGACGGCTTCTCCGTGGCGTTCAGCGGTCCCATCGACACGCGTGAGCTGCCCGTCGATCGCACGAACCTCGCGATCAAGGCGGCACGGATGCTGGCGAAGAAGGCCGGCTACGACGGCGGTGTGCACCTGCAGATCGAGAAGCACGTGCCGATCGCCGGGGGTATGGGAGGCGGGTCGGCGGATGCCGCGGCCGCGCTGCTCGCGTGCGACTCGCTCTGGCAGACCGACGTGGGCCGCGACGAGCTGCTGAGGCTTGCGGCGAGGCTTGGGGCTGATGTTCCGTTCTCGCTCGTCGGTGGCACAGCGATCGGCACAGGCAGAGGCGATCGTCTCAGCCCCGCGCTCGCCAAGGGAACGTTTCACTGGGTTCTGGCGCTCTCTGATACGGGCATGTCGACCCCGGAAGTGTACGGCGAGCTCGACGACCACCGCGCGAAGCACGCCGCCGACATTGCCCCGATCGATGACACACCCACAGTAGACACGGGCGTGCTGCAGGCAATTCGAGCGGGCGACGCGCATCTGCTTGCCGACGTTTTGCACAACGATCTTCAGGTGGCTGCACTGCATATTCGCCCGGAGCTCACGCGCACCCTCGAGGTGGGCGACTCCAGCGGGGCGCTTGCAGGAATCGTTTCGGGTTCCGGGCCGACGATCGCCCTCCTTGCTGCAAGTGCCGAGGCTGCAATTGACGTGCAAGTGAGCCTCTCAGCATCCGGAATTGTGGCAAAGCACGTGACGGGCCCCGTTGCTGGTGCTCGAGTGATGGAGGTCTGA
- a CDS encoding ABC-F family ATP-binding cassette domain-containing protein, whose amino-acid sequence MAHLLGGEALHLEFPTRVVFDSVTVGLNEGDRVGIVGRNGDGKSTLLALLAGRLEPDGGRVTMRRGTTIGVLDQRDVIDDNATVAETIVGSMAEHEWAGDARTRDIITGLARDIPWQAPVGSLSGGQRRRVALAALLAGDWDVLFLDEPTNHLDVEGIAWLADHLKRRWGASSGGLIVVTHDRWFLDEVCTATWEVHDRIVEPFEGGYAAYILQRVERDRMAAVVEEKRQNLMRKELAWLRRGPPARTSKPKFRIDAANELIENEPPPRNTVALTQLATSRLGKDVVDLIDVGVSYGDRTVLNQVEWRIAPGERTGILGINGAGKSTLLGLVTGEVQPTSGRVKRGKTVRIASLTQQLDELDDVAHERVRTVIGRLKSGYVAGGKELTPGQLLERLGFSSAQLSTPIKDLSGGQKRRLQLLLILLDEPNVLILDEPTNDLDTDMLTAIEDLLDSWPGTLIVVSHDRYLVERVTDQQYAVMNGHLRHLPGGVEEFLRLRGRQKADAGDATMPTSSTSAVQSSDGLGGADRRMAEKELSAVDRKIAKLQKQISRVHQQLADHDQGDYEGLGSLTATLQGIEAEVGELETRWLELSELLE is encoded by the coding sequence ATGGCGCACCTACTCGGTGGGGAAGCTCTTCACCTCGAGTTTCCTACCCGTGTCGTGTTCGACTCGGTGACAGTCGGCCTCAACGAGGGCGATCGCGTGGGAATTGTCGGTCGCAACGGTGACGGCAAGTCGACGCTCCTCGCCCTGCTGGCCGGGCGACTCGAGCCCGATGGCGGTCGAGTGACGATGCGCCGCGGCACGACGATCGGTGTGCTCGACCAACGTGACGTGATCGACGACAACGCGACTGTCGCCGAAACCATCGTCGGCAGCATGGCCGAGCACGAGTGGGCGGGCGATGCGCGCACCCGAGACATCATCACGGGGCTCGCTCGCGACATCCCGTGGCAGGCGCCAGTCGGGTCGCTTTCGGGAGGTCAGAGGCGCCGTGTGGCGCTGGCGGCGCTGCTCGCCGGCGACTGGGACGTGTTATTTCTCGATGAGCCGACAAACCACCTCGATGTCGAAGGAATCGCCTGGCTCGCGGACCACTTGAAGCGTCGCTGGGGAGCGTCAAGCGGCGGCCTCATCGTCGTGACGCACGACCGTTGGTTTCTCGACGAGGTGTGCACGGCAACGTGGGAGGTTCACGACCGCATCGTCGAACCGTTTGAAGGCGGATACGCCGCGTATATTCTGCAGCGCGTCGAGCGAGACCGCATGGCTGCCGTCGTCGAAGAAAAGCGCCAGAACCTCATGCGCAAAGAGCTCGCGTGGCTGCGCCGGGGGCCGCCCGCGCGTACGTCTAAGCCTAAGTTTCGCATTGACGCGGCAAATGAGCTTATTGAAAACGAACCACCTCCGCGCAACACGGTGGCACTGACGCAGCTGGCGACATCGCGGCTGGGGAAAGACGTCGTCGACCTCATCGACGTCGGTGTTTCGTATGGGGACCGCACGGTGTTGAATCAGGTGGAGTGGCGTATCGCGCCAGGGGAGCGCACCGGCATCCTCGGCATCAACGGTGCGGGCAAATCGACGCTGCTCGGGTTGGTGACGGGCGAGGTACAGCCAACAAGCGGTCGCGTGAAGCGGGGAAAGACCGTGCGCATCGCGAGTCTCACTCAGCAGCTCGACGAGCTGGATGACGTGGCGCACGAGCGAGTGCGCACCGTTATCGGCCGCCTCAAATCGGGCTACGTCGCCGGTGGCAAAGAGCTCACTCCCGGGCAGTTGCTCGAGCGGCTCGGGTTCTCGAGCGCGCAGTTGTCAACTCCTATCAAGGATCTCTCGGGCGGGCAGAAACGGCGGCTTCAGCTGCTGCTCATTTTGCTCGACGAGCCAAATGTGCTCATTCTGGATGAGCCGACGAACGACCTCGATACCGACATGCTCACCGCGATCGAAGATCTTCTCGACTCTTGGCCGGGAACACTCATTGTCGTATCTCACGATCGCTACCTCGTCGAGCGCGTCACCGATCAGCAGTATGCCGTCATGAACGGCCACCTTCGGCACCTGCCCGGCGGCGTCGAAGAGTTTCTGCGGTTGAGAGGCAGGCAGAAGGCGGATGCCGGTGACGCGACGATGCCGACGTCGTCGACGTCGGCAGTGCAGTCCAGCGACGGACTGGGCGGCGCAGACCGGCGTATGGCAGAGAAGGAGCTCTCTGCCGTCGATCGCAAGATCGCAAAGCTGCAGAAGCAGATCTCGCGGGTGCACCAGCAGCTTGCCGATCACGACCAAGGCGACTACGAAGGCCTCGGATCACTCACTGCGACGTTGCAGGGCATAGAAGCCGAGGTTGGTGAACTCGAGACGCGCTGGCTCGAGCTCTCGGAACTGCTGGAGTAG
- the metG gene encoding methionine--tRNA ligase yields MRSGNSFYVTTPIFYVNDAPHIGHAYTEVAADVLARWHRQAGDDTWMLTGTDEHGEKILRTATANGVSPKEWADTLVEKSWRPLLETINVANDDFIRTTEPRHEEAVQKFLQKLYDDGFIYAGEYEGYYCVGCEEYKQESDLVDGTGPYEGQRVCAIHSKPVELLQERNYFFRMSEFADRLLALYSERPDFVQPESARNEVTQFVRQGLSDLSISRSSFDWGVKVPWDDTHVVYVWFDALLNYITAIGYGDDASDQLEKLWPGVHIVGKDILRFHAVIWPAMLMAAGLEVPQRVYGHGWLLVGGEKMSKSKLTGIAPTEITDTFGSDAFRYYFMSAISFGQDGSFSWEDLSARYQAELANGFGNLASRVLAMVTRYFDGAVPEASEYSESDRHVQKVVADAVGAADAAIEKLAIHDALAHIWTIVDELNGYITEQQPWVLAKDDAERERLSTVLYTVTEGLRALAVLLAPVTPVATDKLWTALGAGDALGALESQPIRDAGRWGQLPAGTTVGRLEALFPRIETAND; encoded by the coding sequence ATGCGCTCAGGCAACTCCTTTTACGTCACGACCCCCATCTTCTATGTGAACGATGCCCCACACATCGGGCATGCCTACACCGAAGTCGCCGCCGACGTGCTCGCACGCTGGCACCGGCAGGCCGGAGACGACACCTGGATGCTGACGGGCACCGACGAGCACGGCGAGAAGATCCTGCGCACGGCAACCGCAAACGGCGTGAGTCCCAAGGAATGGGCCGACACCCTCGTCGAGAAGAGCTGGCGGCCGCTGCTCGAAACCATCAACGTCGCAAACGACGACTTCATTCGCACCACAGAACCCCGGCACGAAGAAGCCGTACAGAAGTTTCTGCAGAAGCTCTACGACGACGGTTTTATCTACGCGGGCGAGTACGAGGGCTATTACTGCGTCGGCTGCGAGGAATACAAGCAGGAGTCCGACCTCGTCGACGGCACAGGCCCCTACGAAGGTCAGCGGGTCTGCGCCATCCACTCAAAGCCGGTCGAATTGCTTCAGGAGCGCAATTACTTCTTCCGCATGAGCGAGTTCGCCGATCGACTTCTCGCGCTTTACAGCGAGCGGCCCGATTTCGTGCAGCCGGAATCGGCGCGCAACGAAGTGACGCAGTTTGTCAGGCAGGGACTCAGCGACCTGTCGATCTCGCGCTCCAGCTTCGACTGGGGTGTCAAAGTGCCGTGGGACGACACGCACGTCGTCTACGTGTGGTTCGACGCCCTGCTCAACTACATCACCGCCATCGGCTACGGCGACGACGCCTCCGACCAGCTTGAGAAACTATGGCCCGGCGTTCACATCGTGGGCAAAGACATTCTGCGATTCCACGCGGTTATCTGGCCGGCGATGCTCATGGCTGCAGGGCTCGAAGTGCCGCAGCGCGTGTATGGACACGGGTGGCTGCTCGTCGGCGGAGAGAAGATGTCGAAGTCGAAGCTCACCGGCATTGCGCCAACCGAGATTACCGACACCTTTGGCTCCGACGCATTCCGGTACTACTTCATGAGTGCCATCTCGTTCGGTCAAGACGGATCATTCAGTTGGGAAGACCTCTCGGCGCGGTACCAGGCCGAACTCGCCAACGGTTTCGGCAACCTCGCGTCGCGCGTTCTCGCGATGGTGACGCGGTACTTCGACGGCGCCGTCCCCGAGGCATCCGAATACTCAGAGTCGGACCGACACGTGCAGAAGGTCGTAGCGGATGCTGTCGGTGCAGCAGACGCCGCGATCGAGAAGCTTGCGATCCACGACGCGCTTGCGCACATCTGGACGATCGTCGACGAACTCAACGGGTACATCACGGAGCAGCAGCCGTGGGTGCTTGCGAAAGACGACGCCGAGCGCGAGCGACTGTCGACGGTGCTGTACACGGTGACGGAGGGCCTGCGGGCGCTCGCCGTGCTGCTTGCCCCGGTGACGCCTGTGGCGACGGATAAGCTGTGGACGGCGCTCGGAGCCGGCGACGCGCTTGGTGCGCTCGAGAGTCAGCCGATCCGTGACGCGGGGCGCTGGGGACAGCTGCCCGCCGGAACCACAGTTGGTCGGCTCGAGGCGCTGTTCCCGCGCATTGAGACCGCCAACGACTGA